From Hippea alviniae EP5-r, the proteins below share one genomic window:
- the infC gene encoding translation initiation factor IF-3: protein MNENIKADKVRLVDENGKQVGIVPLAEALRRAQDVGLDLVLVSPNSDPVVCRIMDYGKYNYEKKKKQQKSKKSQKTIKVKELKLRPRIADNDYQTKLKMARSFLEDKNKVKFNIFLRGREIDKKELVEELIERLKLDLADLGQIEGKPDYQGRRVSVSFIPHS from the coding sequence ATAAACGAGAATATTAAAGCCGATAAGGTTAGGCTTGTTGATGAGAATGGTAAGCAGGTGGGAATAGTTCCTTTGGCTGAAGCATTAAGAAGGGCTCAAGATGTTGGACTTGACCTTGTGTTGGTAAGTCCTAACAGTGACCCTGTTGTTTGCCGTATAATGGATTACGGCAAGTATAATTATGAAAAGAAGAAAAAGCAGCAGAAGAGCAAGAAATCTCAAAAAACGATTAAGGTTAAGGAGCTTAAGTTAAGGCCGAGGATTGCAGACAACGATTATCAGACAAAATTAAAAATGGCGCGAAGCTTTCTTGAAGATAAGAATAAGGTAAAGTTCAATATCTTTTTAAGGGGAAGAGAGATAGACAAAAAAGAGCTCGTGGAAGAGCTGATAGAAAGATTGAAGCTTGATTTGGCTGATCTGGGTCAGATTGAAGGCAAGCCAGACTATCAAGGAAGAAGGGTGTCTGTATCTTTTATTCCGCACAGTTAG
- the rpmI gene encoding 50S ribosomal protein L35, with amino-acid sequence MKLKTRRAAAKRFYKKTEKGYFKHARANKSHLLFDKPRKRKRNLKRAHYVKSGAVHHNLKELMPWG; translated from the coding sequence ATGAAACTAAAGACAAGAAGGGCAGCAGCTAAAAGGTTTTACAAAAAAACAGAGAAGGGCTATTTTAAGCATGCAAGGGCAAACAAAAGCCACTTGTTGTTTGATAAACCGAGAAAGAGAAAGAGAAATCTGAAGAGAGCTCATTATGTAAAAAGCGGAGCAGTTCATCACAATCTAAAAGAGCTGATGCCGTGGGGTTAA
- the rplT gene encoding 50S ribosomal protein L20 has protein sequence MRVKTGYTRRRRHKKILKLAKGYYQRRHSTYKNAEESVRRALQYAYRDRKVRKREFRRLWIARINAAVREYGLSYSKFMHLLKEKGIDLNRKMLSELAIREPESFKKLVESVKA, from the coding sequence ATGAGAGTAAAGACAGGATACACAAGAAGAAGAAGACATAAGAAGATTTTAAAACTTGCAAAAGGCTATTATCAGAGAAGACACTCGACATACAAGAATGCTGAAGAGAGTGTAAGAAGGGCACTTCAGTATGCATATAGGGATAGAAAGGTAAGGAAAAGAGAGTTTAGAAGATTGTGGATTGCAAGGATAAATGCTGCTGTTAGAGAGTATGGTTTGAGTTATAGTAAGTTTATGCATCTGTTGAAGGAAAAAGGTATCGATTTAAACAGGAAGATGTTAAGTGAGCTTGCAATTAGAGAGCCAGAGAGCTTCAAAAAGCTTGTCGAGTCTGTAAAGGCTTAA
- the pheS gene encoding phenylalanine--tRNA ligase subunit alpha: MEELKKEFEEALKRISNQEELKQLKAAFVGKKGKITALFKKLKELSDDEKKEFGKRINELKEFVEEKVKEKQDELFRKAKLESLQKEAIDITLPGRTPFGGGIHPITKTIMEIEDIFRSMGFSVEVGPEIELDLFNFELLNIPKEHPARDMQDTFYINDNVVLRTHTSPTQIRVMKREKPPVMFISPGRVYRRDSDLTHSPMFHQVEGLLVDRNVRFSDLKGVLIEFLRKFFGDVPVRFRPSYFPFTEPSAEVDIGCVICGGKGCRVCSYTGYLEVLGCGMVHPNVLKNVGYDTDRFNGFAFGLGVERFAMLKYGIDNIRLFFENDIRFLEQFSFAKGRVL; the protein is encoded by the coding sequence ATGGAAGAGCTAAAAAAAGAGTTTGAAGAAGCGCTAAAAAGGATAAGCAATCAGGAAGAGCTAAAGCAACTTAAAGCCGCATTTGTTGGTAAGAAGGGTAAGATAACTGCTCTGTTTAAAAAGTTAAAAGAGCTATCAGACGATGAGAAGAAAGAGTTTGGCAAAAGGATTAACGAGCTTAAAGAGTTCGTTGAAGAGAAGGTAAAAGAGAAACAGGACGAGCTTTTTAGGAAAGCAAAACTTGAGTCTTTGCAGAAAGAAGCAATAGACATAACGCTGCCAGGCAGAACACCTTTTGGTGGCGGTATTCATCCAATAACCAAGACGATAATGGAGATTGAAGATATATTCAGGTCTATGGGTTTTTCTGTTGAAGTTGGCCCTGAAATAGAGCTTGATTTGTTCAATTTTGAGCTTTTGAACATTCCAAAGGAACATCCTGCACGAGATATGCAGGATACATTTTATATAAATGACAATGTAGTTTTAAGGACTCATACTTCGCCAACGCAGATTCGCGTAATGAAAAGAGAAAAACCACCCGTTATGTTTATCTCACCGGGCAGGGTCTATAGAAGAGACTCAGACTTAACACACTCTCCGATGTTTCATCAGGTTGAAGGCTTGCTCGTTGATAGAAATGTAAGATTTTCTGATTTGAAAGGCGTTTTGATAGAGTTTCTAAGAAAGTTTTTTGGAGATGTGCCCGTAAGGTTTAGGCCGAGTTATTTCCCATTTACAGAGCCATCAGCGGAAGTTGATATAGGCTGCGTTATTTGTGGCGGTAAAGGTTGCAGAGTCTGTTCATATACTGGCTATCTTGAAGTGTTGGGATGCGGAATGGTGCATCCAAATGTTTTGAAGAATGTGGGATACGATACAGATAGGTTTAATGGGTTTGCCTTTGGGCTTGGTGTTGAGCGCTTTGCAATGCTGAAGTACGGCATAGACAATATAAGGCTCTTTTTTGAAAACGATATCAGGTTTCTTGAACAATTCTCTTTTGCGAAGGGTAGGGTGCTATGA
- the pheT gene encoding phenylalanine--tRNA ligase subunit beta gives MRISYRWLKEFVDIDVSAEELADRITMAGLEVDSVEKIDTYGALVSKVVDIKRDGKLLLCKADIGDRTVNVATADSTVEVGEKFPLVLAGGVVGDRKIEKRKFGDFISEGMFLSAEELGLEDASSELFRLDESFKNGTPLVELDEFDDSIIEIELTPNRADALSILGVARDVAALYSKKVKMPEIEFNQTDKSVEDLISVKVEDFENCPRYTLAAADVLVKRSPFFMRIRLLKCGVRAINNIVDITNYVLLALGQPMHAFDINKLNGGILVRKARNGEKIVALDGKEYKLDETMLAITDEKGPIAIAGVMGGEFSSVDNSTKTIALESAFFNPVSVRLTARRLKLHTESSHRFERGVDPNLPLVASRYALSLIEKYGDGKIYKGIIDVKEKEFKPKKIIANFDNINALLGSNYSSSEMVEVLVGLGFDVEQVEKNTIEITAPTYRFDIEGEHDIAEEIARIKGYETIEPTFPVVETKIKSEDKTEKLAKDITRLLADSGLFETKNYSFVDSRKLKLFDKDENSFVYLKNPLIDLQDVMRTTLVVSLMDALVFNVNKGVRSIPIFEVGRVFFKDNDFAKESVNVGFLLYGVSNFSWYEKGRFFDFYDAKGVVELIASLVNAEFDFEPSNREFLHPKRSADVFYKGDKIGFVGEVHPDIYPFYDLKFEKKSRIVVGEIDLTHLTELKTETVKYSSIPTLPTVYRDLAVVVSKDVRWADIEKEILKTEFVYKVGLFDVYDKLEDEDKVSLAFRVVLRNDEKTFTDDEIESIVSEIYTRLKDKFSAKLRGE, from the coding sequence ATGAGAATATCTTACAGGTGGCTTAAAGAGTTTGTTGATATAGATGTTTCGGCTGAAGAGTTAGCCGATAGAATAACAATGGCTGGTCTTGAAGTTGATTCAGTTGAGAAGATTGATACTTATGGTGCTTTAGTTTCTAAAGTTGTGGATATAAAAAGAGATGGGAAGCTTCTCTTATGTAAGGCTGACATAGGCGATAGAACTGTAAATGTTGCAACAGCCGACAGCACGGTTGAAGTTGGCGAGAAATTTCCATTGGTTTTGGCTGGTGGTGTTGTTGGTGATAGGAAGATAGAAAAGAGAAAGTTTGGTGATTTTATTAGTGAAGGTATGTTTTTAAGTGCCGAAGAGCTTGGGCTTGAAGATGCATCATCTGAGCTGTTTAGGCTTGATGAGTCGTTTAAAAATGGAACGCCACTTGTTGAACTTGATGAGTTTGACGACTCCATAATCGAGATAGAGCTTACGCCAAACAGAGCCGATGCTTTGAGCATTCTTGGTGTAGCAAGGGATGTAGCTGCTTTGTATTCTAAAAAGGTAAAAATGCCAGAGATAGAGTTTAATCAGACAGATAAAAGCGTTGAGGATTTGATAAGTGTCAAAGTTGAAGATTTTGAAAATTGTCCACGATATACACTTGCTGCTGCAGATGTCTTAGTTAAACGCTCGCCGTTCTTTATGAGAATCAGGCTTTTGAAATGCGGTGTTAGAGCTATAAACAACATAGTCGATATAACAAACTATGTGCTTTTGGCTTTGGGTCAGCCGATGCACGCATTCGATATAAACAAGCTCAACGGCGGCATTCTTGTAAGAAAAGCAAGAAATGGTGAAAAAATCGTTGCACTTGACGGCAAAGAGTACAAACTTGATGAGACGATGCTTGCGATAACTGATGAGAAAGGCCCTATTGCTATTGCCGGTGTTATGGGTGGTGAATTTTCAAGTGTTGATAACTCAACAAAAACGATAGCACTTGAGAGTGCATTCTTTAATCCTGTTAGTGTAAGGCTTACAGCAAGAAGGCTCAAGCTTCATACAGAATCATCCCACAGGTTTGAAAGGGGAGTTGACCCTAATCTGCCACTTGTGGCAAGCAGATACGCTTTAAGCTTAATTGAAAAATATGGAGATGGCAAGATATACAAAGGCATTATTGATGTTAAAGAGAAGGAGTTTAAGCCCAAAAAGATAATTGCAAACTTTGACAATATAAACGCTCTTCTTGGCAGTAATTACTCATCATCTGAGATGGTTGAAGTGCTGGTTGGCCTTGGTTTTGATGTTGAGCAGGTTGAAAAAAACACCATAGAGATAACAGCGCCAACATACAGGTTTGATATTGAAGGCGAGCATGATATAGCAGAAGAGATTGCACGCATCAAGGGTTATGAAACGATAGAGCCGACTTTTCCTGTTGTTGAAACAAAAATAAAATCTGAAGATAAAACTGAAAAGTTGGCAAAGGATATTACAAGGCTGCTTGCCGATTCTGGCCTTTTTGAGACAAAGAATTACTCATTTGTTGATAGCAGAAAATTGAAGCTTTTTGATAAAGATGAGAATAGCTTTGTTTATCTTAAAAATCCTTTAATAGATTTGCAAGATGTGATGAGAACAACACTTGTTGTCTCTTTGATGGATGCTCTTGTCTTTAATGTGAATAAAGGTGTAAGAAGCATACCTATCTTTGAAGTGGGAAGGGTATTTTTTAAAGATAATGATTTTGCCAAAGAAAGTGTTAATGTTGGATTTTTGCTGTATGGTGTTTCCAATTTTAGCTGGTATGAGAAGGGTAGGTTTTTTGACTTCTATGATGCTAAGGGTGTTGTCGAACTTATAGCTTCTCTTGTAAATGCTGAGTTTGATTTTGAGCCATCAAACAGGGAGTTTCTGCATCCTAAACGCAGTGCGGATGTCTTTTATAAAGGCGATAAAATAGGCTTTGTTGGTGAAGTTCATCCAGATATTTACCCATTTTATGATTTAAAGTTTGAAAAGAAATCAAGAATAGTTGTTGGAGAGATAGATTTAACACATCTTACAGAGCTTAAAACCGAAACGGTTAAATACTCATCCATACCGACTCTTCCAACTGTTTATAGAGATTTGGCTGTTGTTGTATCAAAAGATGTTAGATGGGCTGATATAGAGAAGGAGATTTTAAAGACTGAGTTTGTCTATAAGGTTGGCTTGTTTGATGTCTATGATAAGCTTGAAGATGAAGATAAAGTAAGTCTTGCCTTTAGGGTTGTGCTGAGAAACGATGAGAAGACATTTACAGACGATGAGATTGAAAGTATTGTGAGCGAAATATATACAAGATTAAAAGATAAATTTTCTGCCAAACTCAGGGGGGAATAG
- the ileS gene encoding isoleucine--tRNA ligase — MDYKDTLLLPKTDFPMKANLVQKEPQMLKEWDEKDIYHKILKDREGREVFILHDGPPYANGHIHMGHVLNKVLKDIVIKSKTMMGYKCPYVPGWDCHGLPIEHNIEKEIGKGKKNSMPKSEFRKLCRDYAKKYIEIQKEEFKRLGVFGDWENPYLTMDFKYEADTLRELGKFVEKDLLYKQKKPVYWCSSCKTALAMAEVEYQDDESDSIYVRFDFIDDLASEDRRFLGKGVSAIIWTTTPWTLPANLAVAVNPEFEYAFVQIQPRHVYLVAKELVEPLMKKFEIENYEIIKTVKGKELEGYILAHPFYDRESRIILGEHVTLDAGTGLVHTAPGHGEEDYVVGMKYHLSIYSPVDDDGKFLPNVEYFGGMHVFEANPKVIELLKQKEMLVKEEKITHSYPHCWRCKSPIIFRATEQWFISVDKDNLRKKALKAIDETKWIPSWGRNRIYSMMETRPDWCISRQRAWGVPIALFKCKKCGRVQFDKELIDRVADEIEKHGADIWFEKDAEYFLPEGYKCKCGSDEFEKENDILDVWFDSGVSHAAVLERRDDLRWPADMYLEGSDQHRGWFHSSLLESIGTRDRAPYNEVLTHGFVVDSKGRKMSKSLGNVIQPEKIIKKYGAELLRLWASATDYKEDVRLSDEIMRRLVDNYRKIRNTIRFLLGNLNDFDESKALKYDELEEIDKWVLAETELLKEKLLKAYEDYEFHVIYRNMTNFCILVLSQFYLDILKDRLYCEAKDSKKRLSAQTAMNEILKVIVFYMAPILSFTAEEAYSYMNGSKESVHMEEFVPLKEEYRDDALIEKWNNLRKLKSATDKALELARSNKQIGNSLEAGVVVNIKSDKMQKVIEGFDKDELADICIVSYFDFGSLDDSLVKYYDEETGIEVSVIKAPGKKCLRCWKYSETVGDNPTNEEICARCYGVVHKE, encoded by the coding sequence ATGGATTACAAAGATACACTTCTTCTGCCAAAAACAGATTTTCCTATGAAGGCCAATCTGGTTCAGAAAGAACCACAGATGCTCAAAGAGTGGGATGAAAAAGACATTTATCATAAAATTTTAAAGGATAGGGAAGGCAGAGAGGTTTTCATTCTTCATGATGGTCCGCCTTATGCAAACGGCCATATTCACATGGGACATGTTTTGAATAAGGTGCTAAAAGACATAGTGATAAAATCGAAAACAATGATGGGTTATAAATGCCCCTATGTGCCCGGATGGGATTGTCATGGTTTACCTATTGAACATAACATCGAAAAAGAGATAGGTAAGGGTAAAAAGAACTCAATGCCTAAGTCTGAGTTTAGAAAACTATGCAGAGATTACGCAAAGAAGTATATAGAGATACAAAAAGAAGAGTTTAAAAGGCTTGGTGTATTTGGTGATTGGGAGAATCCCTATCTTACAATGGATTTTAAATACGAAGCAGATACATTAAGAGAGCTTGGCAAGTTTGTTGAGAAGGATTTGCTTTACAAACAAAAGAAACCTGTTTACTGGTGTTCTTCTTGTAAAACCGCTCTTGCTATGGCTGAAGTTGAGTATCAGGATGATGAGAGCGACTCCATCTATGTTAGGTTTGATTTTATAGACGATTTAGCAAGCGAAGATAGAAGGTTTTTAGGCAAAGGAGTGTCTGCTATTATCTGGACAACAACTCCCTGGACTCTGCCTGCAAACTTAGCCGTTGCAGTAAATCCAGAGTTTGAGTATGCGTTTGTTCAGATTCAACCAAGACATGTCTATCTTGTTGCAAAAGAGTTGGTCGAGCCGTTAATGAAGAAGTTTGAGATAGAGAATTACGAAATCATAAAGACGGTAAAAGGCAAAGAACTTGAAGGCTATATACTTGCCCATCCGTTTTACGATAGGGAGTCAAGGATAATTCTGGGTGAACATGTTACGCTTGATGCTGGAACAGGCCTTGTTCATACTGCTCCCGGTCATGGTGAAGAAGACTATGTTGTTGGTATGAAGTATCACCTTTCGATATATTCGCCGGTTGATGATGATGGCAAGTTCTTGCCAAATGTTGAGTATTTTGGCGGAATGCATGTGTTTGAAGCCAACCCTAAGGTTATAGAGCTTCTAAAACAGAAAGAGATGTTAGTAAAAGAAGAAAAGATTACTCACTCTTATCCGCATTGCTGGAGATGTAAAAGCCCGATAATCTTTAGAGCCACCGAGCAGTGGTTTATCAGTGTTGATAAGGATAATTTAAGAAAGAAGGCTTTAAAGGCTATAGATGAGACAAAGTGGATTCCATCATGGGGAAGAAACAGGATTTACTCAATGATGGAGACACGCCCAGACTGGTGTATATCGCGCCAAAGGGCATGGGGTGTTCCTATAGCTCTGTTCAAGTGTAAAAAATGCGGAAGGGTTCAGTTTGATAAAGAGCTAATAGATAGGGTTGCCGATGAGATAGAAAAACATGGTGCTGATATCTGGTTTGAAAAAGACGCTGAATACTTCTTGCCTGAAGGGTATAAGTGTAAATGCGGAAGTGATGAGTTTGAGAAGGAGAACGACATACTTGATGTCTGGTTCGATTCGGGTGTTTCTCATGCTGCAGTTTTAGAGAGAAGAGACGATTTGAGATGGCCTGCTGATATGTATCTTGAAGGAAGTGACCAACATCGCGGTTGGTTCCATTCTTCGTTGCTTGAATCGATAGGAACAAGAGACAGGGCACCCTACAACGAAGTGCTAACGCATGGGTTTGTTGTTGACTCAAAGGGCAGGAAGATGTCTAAATCCTTAGGCAATGTCATACAGCCAGAGAAGATAATTAAAAAATACGGTGCTGAGCTTTTAAGACTCTGGGCATCTGCGACTGATTATAAGGAAGATGTTAGGCTTTCTGATGAGATAATGAGAAGATTGGTTGATAACTATAGAAAAATAAGAAACACGATTAGATTCCTGCTTGGCAATTTGAACGATTTTGATGAGTCTAAGGCTTTAAAATACGATGAACTTGAAGAGATAGATAAGTGGGTGCTTGCAGAGACTGAGCTTTTGAAGGAGAAGCTTTTGAAAGCTTATGAAGATTACGAGTTTCATGTGATTTACAGAAATATGACAAACTTCTGCATACTTGTACTTTCTCAGTTCTATTTGGATATTCTTAAGGATAGGCTTTACTGCGAAGCGAAGGATTCAAAGAAAAGGCTCTCTGCACAGACAGCAATGAATGAGATTTTAAAGGTGATTGTTTTCTATATGGCTCCCATTCTTTCCTTTACAGCAGAAGAAGCATACTCTTACATGAATGGTTCAAAAGAGAGCGTCCATATGGAAGAGTTTGTGCCGTTAAAGGAAGAGTATAGAGATGATGCTCTCATTGAGAAGTGGAATAATTTAAGAAAGCTTAAATCTGCAACGGATAAAGCACTTGAGTTAGCCCGAAGCAACAAGCAGATAGGAAACTCTTTAGAAGCTGGTGTTGTTGTTAATATAAAGAGCGATAAGATGCAGAAGGTTATTGAAGGGTTTGATAAGGACGAGCTTGCTGATATCTGCATCGTTTCATATTTTGATTTTGGCTCACTTGACGATTCTTTGGTTAAATATTATGATGAAGAAACGGGTATTGAAGTTAGTGTGATAAAAGCACCGGGCAAGAAGTGTCTAAGGTGCTGGAAGTATTCTGAAACGGTTGGAGATAATCCGACAAATGAAGAGATTTGTGCAAGGTGTTATGGCGTTGTGCATAAGGAGTGA
- a CDS encoding TIGR00296 family protein codes for MDLSIKEGEFLVRLAREAIAYFFEHKDIMPLPDEYPEILNQKRGVFVTLNTYPEKNLRGCIGYPLPIEPVIKGTISSAISAAFGDPRFQPLEMPELDKVVVEVTVLSPMKMLDRTKPYAEQIKVGRDGLYVVCGANSGLLLPQVPVEWGWDEEAFLANVCHKAGLNYTCYEDDACTFYSFTGQIFEEEEPNGRVVEKKIEEVL; via the coding sequence ATGGATTTGTCAATAAAGGAAGGTGAGTTTTTAGTTAGGCTTGCAAGGGAAGCTATAGCGTATTTCTTTGAGCATAAAGATATAATGCCGCTGCCTGATGAGTATCCTGAAATCTTAAATCAAAAAAGAGGGGTTTTTGTAACATTAAACACATACCCAGAGAAGAATTTAAGGGGGTGTATAGGCTATCCTTTACCGATAGAGCCTGTTATAAAGGGAACAATATCTTCTGCCATATCCGCTGCATTTGGCGACCCGAGATTTCAGCCACTTGAGATGCCAGAACTCGATAAGGTTGTTGTTGAAGTGACTGTTCTCTCTCCAATGAAGATGCTCGACAGAACAAAACCTTATGCAGAGCAGATTAAGGTTGGAAGAGACGGCCTGTATGTTGTCTGCGGTGCAAACTCTGGTTTGCTTCTTCCACAGGTGCCTGTTGAGTGGGGTTGGGATGAGGAAGCATTCCTTGCCAATGTGTGTCATAAGGCTGGCTTGAATTACACCTGCTATGAAGATGATGCCTGCACATTTTACAGTTTTACAGGCCAGATTTTTGAAGAAGAGGAACCCAATGGAAGAGTTGTAGAAAAGAAAATTGAGGAGGTTTTGTAA
- a CDS encoding metal-sulfur cluster assembly factor — MIDEKTVLDKLSEIYEPCAPIINIVEMGLIYDVKIDNNNVSILMTFSTPHCPAGLKMVKMVKDKLKEIEGIGEIEVELTFDPPWSPDRLSEENRKKLGFI, encoded by the coding sequence ATGATTGATGAGAAGACGGTTTTGGATAAGCTCTCTGAGATTTATGAACCTTGCGCACCGATTATAAATATCGTTGAGATGGGTTTGATATACGATGTAAAAATCGATAACAACAATGTTAGTATATTGATGACATTCTCAACTCCGCACTGTCCGGCCGGTTTGAAGATGGTGAAAATGGTTAAGGATAAGCTGAAAGAGATTGAAGGTATTGGTGAAATTGAAGTTGAGCTAACCTTCGACCCGCCGTGGAGTCCTGATAGGCTTTCTGAAGAGAATAGAAAAAAGCTCGGCTTTATCTAA
- a CDS encoding nucleoside recognition domain-containing protein: protein MDSALIHAVLGSLKLSVKLILIIVPLMIAYEFLENSKTFKKILDTLHILLKPLGFSKDASVSMLVGIFLGITYGSGILLAQSEKNRLTKLDILLTAVYLSMCHAVIEDTLLFVAIGGNGFYILGTRIIIATIITYLFFIYFKNKLR from the coding sequence ATGGATAGTGCTTTAATTCATGCCGTTTTAGGAAGCCTAAAGCTTTCGGTTAAGCTTATTCTTATAATTGTCCCATTGATGATAGCCTACGAGTTTTTAGAAAACAGCAAAACATTTAAAAAAATTCTTGATACTTTGCACATTTTACTTAAACCACTCGGATTTTCAAAAGATGCAAGCGTCTCAATGCTTGTTGGAATATTCTTAGGTATAACTTATGGTTCAGGTATACTGCTTGCACAAAGCGAAAAAAACAGACTCACAAAGCTTGATATACTGCTTACGGCTGTTTATCTCTCAATGTGTCATGCCGTAATCGAAGATACACTTCTATTCGTTGCAATAGGCGGAAACGGCTTTTACATACTCGGAACACGAATAATCATCGCAACTATAATCACTTATCTATTTTTTATATACTTTAAGAACAAGCTTAGATAA
- a CDS encoding nucleoside recognition domain-containing protein — translation MLSQAKENIINGTKNGFKVSIKLIKVIIPFYIIVDLVAHTQAANTIGNFLAPFMKPFGLTGKMAVALISGYLVNIYAAIASLVPLHPNWQQVTIIGLMTGISHNLIIEGAILHKTGTNVAFTITFRVIVSLIAGLLLNLFFKAVYG, via the coding sequence ATGTTAAGCCAAGCTAAAGAGAACATTATAAATGGCACAAAAAACGGATTTAAAGTCTCAATAAAGCTCATAAAGGTTATTATTCCATTCTACATAATCGTTGACCTTGTTGCACACACTCAAGCAGCAAACACCATAGGCAACTTTTTGGCTCCTTTTATGAAACCGTTTGGATTAACAGGCAAAATGGCCGTTGCTCTAATTAGTGGATACCTTGTAAACATATATGCGGCGATAGCTTCTTTAGTTCCGCTGCATCCCAACTGGCAGCAGGTAACCATAATAGGCTTAATGACAGGGATATCACACAACCTTATAATTGAAGGTGCAATCCTGCACAAAACCGGTACAAACGTAGCCTTCACCATAACATTTAGGGTTATCGTATCACTAATAGCAGGATTGCTTCTAAACCTGTTTTTTAAGGCAGTCTATGGATAG
- a CDS encoding mechanosensitive ion channel family protein encodes MITFKEFQDFISQTLLGISVKNLLIALLVLFVLLFTKKILTKTILKTAKAFTKKTKTKIDDEILNIIEPPLNSFLTVLCFYVSFLVLSLPYEYNIIASKIFFSFAIFFASWAFYRAEVIFSRSMEAFFKKKNSEIGLSFVPFFNKFIKTTIVVVGFILIVQLWGYNIGAIITGLGIGGLAVALAAKDTLANMFGGLTIILDRPFKLGDWVKIGDIEGIVEDIGFRSTRIRTFEKSLISMPNSVIANTAIENFSRRGIRRITYKIGITYDTPPDKVKEAVDKIREMLINHPNISKEATLLVYFTEFADSSLNIFVYCFTNTAVWDSYLKIREDVNLRIMKIMEELGIEFAFPSMSVYIEKNVKPS; translated from the coding sequence ATGATTACCTTTAAAGAATTTCAGGACTTCATAAGCCAAACACTGCTTGGCATATCTGTAAAGAATCTTCTAATAGCCCTTCTTGTTCTGTTCGTACTTCTTTTCACAAAAAAGATATTAACAAAAACCATATTAAAAACAGCCAAAGCATTTACAAAGAAGACAAAAACCAAAATAGACGATGAGATTTTAAACATCATAGAGCCGCCACTAAACTCTTTTCTTACCGTTCTCTGCTTCTATGTATCATTTCTTGTCTTGAGTCTGCCTTACGAATACAACATCATAGCATCAAAAATATTCTTCTCGTTTGCCATATTCTTTGCAAGCTGGGCTTTTTACAGGGCAGAAGTAATCTTTTCGCGCAGCATGGAAGCCTTCTTTAAAAAGAAAAATTCGGAGATAGGTTTAAGTTTTGTTCCATTCTTCAATAAATTCATAAAAACAACCATTGTTGTTGTTGGATTTATTTTAATCGTCCAACTGTGGGGATACAACATAGGAGCAATCATAACAGGATTGGGTATTGGTGGTTTGGCTGTTGCTCTGGCTGCCAAAGATACACTTGCAAACATGTTTGGTGGATTAACGATTATTTTAGACAGGCCATTCAAATTGGGCGATTGGGTAAAGATAGGTGATATTGAAGGCATTGTTGAAGATATAGGATTCAGAAGCACACGCATCAGGACATTTGAAAAATCTTTAATAAGCATGCCAAACTCCGTCATTGCAAATACAGCTATTGAAAACTTCTCAAGAAGAGGCATAAGAAGAATCACATACAAAATCGGCATAACATACGATACACCGCCAGATAAAGTAAAAGAAGCCGTTGATAAAATAAGAGAGATGCTCATAAATCATCCAAACATCTCAAAAGAAGCAACTCTGCTTGTCTATTTTACAGAGTTTGCAGACAGCTCTTTAAACATATTCGTTTACTGCTTCACAAACACGGCTGTCTGGGATAGCTACTTAAAGATTAGAGAAGATGTAAACCTAAGAATAATGAAGATAATGGAAGAGCTGGGTATAGAGTTTGCATTCCCGTCAATGTCCGTCTATATAGAAAAGAATGTTAAGCCAAGCTAA